The following proteins are encoded in a genomic region of Zootoca vivipara chromosome W, rZooViv1.1, whole genome shotgun sequence:
- the LOC132591465 gene encoding myelin proteolipid protein-like, with amino-acid sequence MDGSLPRPVPKSQAGDFKMPQTELFLLPKQGLLQCCARCLVGAPFASLVATALCFLGVALFCGCGHEALTGTEHLVETYFSKNYQDYEYLVDVIHDFQYAIYGVAGFFFLFGALLLAEGFYTTGAVRQVFGDYRATVCGKGLGATVGHKGRGPRGHRPGRSWELVCHCVGKWLGHPDKFAGITYVLTVFWLLVLACSAVPVYVYFTAWTTCNSIANPTKTAAGIGNLCTDARMYGVLPWNASPGRVCGQSLLSICKTSEFQVTFHLFIAAFVGASITLVSLVTFIIAATYNFAVLRLMGRGTKF; translated from the exons gTCTGTTGCAGTGTTGTGCCCGATGCCTGGTGGGGGCGCCCTTTGCCTCGCTGGTGGCCACGGCCTTGTGCTTCCTGGGGGTGGCGCTGTTCTGCGGCTGCGGCCACGAAGCCTTGACCGGCACCGAGCACCTGGTTGAAACGTACTTCTCCAAAAATTACCAGGACTACGAGTATCTGGTCGACGT GATCCATGACTTCCAGTACGCCATCTACGGAGTGGCcggcttcttcttcctctttggcgcCCTCCTGCTGGCCGAAGGCTTCTACACCACCGGCGCCGTCCGGCAGGTCTTCGGCGATTACCGGGCCACCGTCTGCGGCAAGGGCTTGGGCGCCACGGTAGGCCACAAGGGGAGGGGGCCCCGAGGACACCGGCCCGGTCGCTCCTGGGAGCTGGTGTGTCACTGTGTGGGAAAATGGCTGGGCCATCCCGATAAG TTTGCGGGCATTACCTATGTCCTGACCGTCTTCTGGCTCCTGGTCCTCGCCTGCTCGGCCGTCCCTGTCTATGTCTACTTCACGGCATGGACCACCTGTAACTCCATCGCCAACCCCACCAAGACGGCCGCCGGCATCGGGAACCTTTGCACAGATGCCCGGATGTACG GTGTCCTGCCATGGAACGCGTCCCCGGGAAGAGTGTGTGGCCAGAGCCTTCTCTCCATCTGCAAGACATCCGAG TTCCAGGTGACATTCCACCTGTTCATCGCGGCCTTCGTGGGAGCATCAATCACCTTGGTGTCTCTG GTGACGTTCATTATCGCGGCCACCTACAACTTCGCCGTCTTGAGGCTGATGGGCCGGGGAACGAAATTCTAA